Part of the Nicotiana sylvestris chromosome 5, ASM39365v2, whole genome shotgun sequence genome is shown below.
TTTTGAGCCATTACATTCTGCTTATAAGACTAGTGGAGAGTCTGCAAATTGGAGGAAAACTTAGGACCAACCAAATTGTACAATGAAATTGTCTAAAGGAAATAAATAATAGATGCAAATTGTATCTATCATGCCATTTTTTCTTTGTCTatattcttttttaattttttattttgtaagAGAAGATATTGCAGTAGTGAGAACTGAACGATAATACAAGAAGCAAATTTGTATGTCCACATGATTCTTCAGCTGGGAAGAAAACTGGAGCTCAAGTTTTGTGCTACTTATCATAGTATGCAAATTTTTCCACTATCGAGCAAAATTTATCTACCAAAAACTCATCATAGTACTTGATATTGTAATATGAAAAATAGAGCAGTAATTTAATGTAAAATGGTATTATTTTCGCACACAAACCAACGCAAAATAAAAGGGTGTATAATGTATACAAAAGATACAATTTGTATCGAGTATATTCTTTCGTGCAACGAATACAACAAaggtgaaaaaaaaagaaatacagaaaaatagaatactCTCGTGGCTAATCAAACTCGGGTGCTCTAACCAACTGAACTACAAGAGCTTGTCGCTCTTTTGTTTCagtttgctctcttgtttcaGTATTACAGGTGGATTTTGCTTTAAATTTTAAATACAACTACGAATAGTAATTTTCTGAAAGTAAACATAGTGTATATATTTGTTGTGTCGCATAATTTTTCCTTTAATGTAGCCGGTTAGATTACAATAACAGCTGTATTAATTCTTATACTGTCTGTATTTAACTTTGagtcaaaaacaaaaacaaaatatgTCCAGTTATTAAATGATGAAAGACTACACGAATTatggggagaaatttaaaaatagccagatttacaagtggtcattcaaaaatagccatagtttcaatcgaaatttagccacttttcgtgtaaagataaatctgaacgaaaacacagttcaaaatctggaaaatactccagcataatatattagagttctagcataagtatactggaactccagcatattataatggagttccagcataagtatactggaactccagcgtaatatactggagttacagtataatataccggtccagtataatatgctggaagttcatacacatgtgctccaatctccagtatattatgctggaactttccgcgtgttagaattccaacataatatgctggaagttcatacacaagtgaaCTGATCTCTAGTATATTATCCTGGACCGGTTCCTGTTTCAgaaaaatagtggctatttttcaatgactttgcaaacgctgactatttttgaatgaccagtccgaaaactggttagcccgtgctattttaaccGAATTATGCTCAAAATTTAAGAGGTccattatttgtgattttgattAGCCCATGGAGGGGATATTGGGTTTGCCTTGTTGGGCTGCTGGAAAAAATAACACGGTctaaccagttttcggactgatcattcaaaaatagccagcgtttgccaagtcattgagaaatagccactattttgctgcaacagagaccattccagcataatatattggagttcgatGCACCTGTGtttgaacttccagcatattatgctggaccggtatactttgctggttccagtataatatactggagactggagcaccgatgctccaaactccagtatattatgttggaccggtatattatactgaaactccagtatataatgctggagtattttttcggattttgaatagtgttttcgttcagatttatctttacatgaaaagtgactaaattttaattacttttaaaactgtggctatttttgaatgaccacttgtaaatttggctatttttgaatttcactcAAATACTTTAACGTAGAAATGACACAAGGTAGCCACTCTAAAGGATGCTATTTAGGAATTAGACAGTGTGTCATGAATTTTAGTTTTTCAGttcaatatttcagataagaataTCCTGAGTTATCctaaagttaagatttttagtttaaaatttcagaATCAAATAAGTACAGGGTAATCTCTAAATAGCATCCCTGAGAATGGCTATCTGTGCACTTGCCTCTAAATTAACTCAAATATCTGCTCACCCAACCCAACTGtttaaactaaaaaataaaaatagtcgATGAATATGTAATATATGTAAAAATTCATGTGTATAACTATGTATAATTAGTATAAAATTTATGTATGCCAGATAGGAAAAGCCCGACTATTTGAGTCAAAACGTGAAGTCCACATCGTTTTATGGTGTTTAACAGTTACATGAATTTCCGGTTTGTTGTCTAAAAACAAATAAATTGTACTTCGATTATTTTTGGAATAAGTGATGTTTTGATTAGTTTTTATTAGAGCTGTCAAAACGGGCCAATCCAGCTCAGCCCAATCCAAGCCTCGCAGGCTTTTAAATTTGGTAGGTTAGGACGGCCCGGCCCGTCACATGAACGGGTCTTAAAATGGCCAGCCCAACCCAGCCCTAAGAGGGCCACGGGCTAGGGCGGGCCGgccctttaatttattttttaagaaaaatgaatttctttaaatccttaaatattttttcgtGACATAGTCGATTAATCATGTAAATAACTTCTGTTTGTTAGAGCGTAAAAAAAGCTTGATATTTGACGAGGAATCTCataattgaaatgcaaattctctatatctctaactcttcttttttaaagttacatgaatattttcttaatacttttctttcattttcctcagaTTCAGGGATTGCTTCAATAAGTTTAAATGCTGAGgttttttaatttaggattaatatCATTTGCTGATATCATTATTATAGaccataaaatttttaaaattccTGAAATTTGCTAGTGGTCAATTATTTTTATTTGGTGTATTCAAAAATGATCTTTTTCTATAATAAAGAGCAATTTAAATATTAATAGTATATTAAAGTGATCCAAACTGATCATTAGCCACTTAAagtattattttcttttgaaaattgatTATTATTGGCCAACTAAAACTTTTCGAGTTCGTTATtagttaagcaaaagaaaaaataattttgtcaTATTACATGCATATCAAAAATGTAAATTCTAGTTGATATGGAAGGGTAAATGAGCAATCTAGGATTGGGGAATGAGAATTATAAttaatagtttttttttagtttttaccttttaaatattaaatatttaatagttaattaatttattaagttttaacccaCAGGCCGCCCCAGGCCCAGCCTCGGTCAAGCCTCAAGGGTTAGCGGGCTGACTTGGGCCGAGCTTATAAGCCTCAATTTTAAATGGGCTCAAAAAATCCTAGCCCAAACCTACCCAAGTAGCGGGCTGGGTTGGGCTGGCCTCACAGGCTAAGCCCATTTTGACGGCTTTAGTTTTTATGTTCTACTAGACCTTTtttggggagaaattcaaaaatagccagatttacaactggtcgttcaaaaatagcccaatttcaaaagtaatcaaaatttagccacttttcatgtagaGATAAATCTGAGTGAAAACagtgttcaaaacccgaaaaatacgccagtatattatactagagttccaagataagtatgttggaactccagcataatatgatggagttccagcataagtacactagaactccagcataatatactggggttccaacaagtataattgtccagtataatatactggagtttggagcaccggtgctccagtctctagcatattatactggagtcagcaaagtataccggtccagcataatatgctggagttcatacacatgtgcacagaactccagtatattatgctggaccggtctccattgcagcaaaatagtggctatttttcattgacttcgtaaatgctggttatttttgaatgaccagtccgaaaactggctatacatgaactccagcatattatgctggactggtctctgttgcagcaaaatagtggttatttttcattgacttcgtaaatgctggctatttttgaatgaccagttcgaaaactagctataccgtgctatttttaccccTTTTTGGGTTATCCTTGTGCTCGGAAATAATACGTGAACACAAATAAAAgatgtatatattttttgtattggCCAATTATTATTTATATGAGAAAATGTCCGTTTGTACTTTCTGTTATATAAATTCAGATTTAGGTATACTCTAGTTGCAATTATTTTTTGCTGCAAAATTTAATTTAGGTAATTCAGAGCACAAAATCATTAGTTCAGACACCGTATATGAAATTTATCCACAAAagattactttgttgttgtttctCAATACTTCAGACTAGACTTGATATTAGTAATTTAATCGAACATTGAGGCAGGGTAATAagtatctttttattttttggttcgAGCTTTGTGAATGAAGTCATTTTTGTTCGAAAGTGCTTTAATTTAGTAAAAATTGTAGGGGTAATCAAAgtgatatttattttttatccagcatttttaatGCTTAGCAATAGTAGTCACTagtttattaaaattaatatgagaaAACTGTGTTACTTTTTCTTCTACGTCTCTCCTCTAACGAAGATAGTTTAGGTTCTCTGCTCGGTCAGAAGACCAGCAAAGATTTTAGTACTTTCTGTTTCCACCTTGCTTTCGGTAGAAGTTGTGGATCTAGCAGCAGAGGTGCTCGTTTCTTGGCACGTCCTCTTCATTTcgttgttcttttcttctttttaatttgagttggttctggtttgtgagctacagttacaagttcaaaagttaaggacatttggtcatgaacttagagttgcaagttcaaaagttaaagacacttggtcctgaacttagactaacaagctcaaaagttaagaacaataggtcatgaacttacagttacaagttcaaaagttaaggacacttggtcctgaacttagactaacaagctcaaaagtcaAGAACAATAGGTCTTGAACTtacaattacaagttcaaaagttaaggacacttggtcctgaacttagactaacaagctcaaaagttaaggacaatagatcttgaacttaggctaagaagcccaaaagttaaggacaataggtccttaacttagactaacaagctcaaaagttaagggcaTTTGGtactgaacttacagttacaagttcaaaagttaaggacatgtagtcgtgaagtcctgaagttaagtttcaaaagttaaggatatgtTGTCCTGaaatcctgaacttagagttccaaattcaaaaattaaggacatgtaattctgaagtcctgaagttaagttcaaaagttaaggacatgagcagaaaGGTATTTTCGTCCGgacagttaaagtttattaaagcagtagctaaagactaaagacattttaaacagtaacttaaaaataaatacatGTATTATTAGTGGTTAACCGTGCACTTCCCCTTTAAATTTATCTTAAAGCGAGACTTTCTGATACGAATCCATTAGTTGGACCCGAAACGGTACCGAACACATGttcaaaaatttaaataaaagtcTAAGCCAAACCTAATTTATAAGCCTATTTTTCCGACCCAGATTAAACGTATCATGATTCAAACATCTCAAATGGTGAAAACAGTTTGACCCATATGTATGGATTCTTAGGTTCACATGGGTTGCAATTTTACTAGTGGTGTTGTCTAGAAAAGTTTTCAGAAATGCTTTTTCAAAATCTAAAAAATAATCATTTTAATaacattattttccaaaaaactttttgaaaaatattgggaaaaaaataagaaatatttataattggtaattgaaaaatagacacaatttaaaaaataatcaaaatatagCCATTTTTAATGTAATgataaaatttgaacaaaaacatcCTTAAAAATTCGGAAAAATTCTAGCGTAATATGCTGGAGATCGAATTTTTTACGTATAAGATTCCAACATAATGTGCTGGAGTGGAAGTTTATATGTAGGAGCTCCATAAGGATTATAGAGTAGGAAAAAAATTGTAGACGGCTGATATTCAAACTACTAAATACTTGGCACATGTTATTTGTTTGCTTAATTTCTTATCACGTTATCATAATTAAGTTTATTTTTGAATATAATGTTAATATAATTTGTAAAACTGATTTTTAAAAATTCTTATTCGTTTAAGTTTTTATACTCCAAAATAAATATAGTACTATCATGTATCTGTTATAAAATTCGAACAACAACTTCAAATATGAATTTAAAATAGTAATAACTCATAAtcaagaaggaaaaaagaaatacAACTCCTAGTTGCATTGAATGCTCCTCCTAGAGTTAAACAGAATAACTTTAATTTGATATAAATCGCGAGCggataattttttttgaatttgttagtGCCTGAATCAATACTACGAAAACATGATATCGCTGTGGACAAATTATGTAGCTATATAAAAAAATCTGTCGCTAATCCTGTTTAGCAATGTATTAATGACAAAGTATCAAGAAATTCTATTAACTACGAATAATTTAGCGATAAATTTGCGGAGAATATTTTCCCAATAATAAATGGGAGGAGAATATCTTACGTCCCATTTTCCCTCTACATTCTCTCCATTGTTACATCAATTACTTGCTATAGTTAAAAAAGGACAAACAATAATATATCTCTTATAATTTTAGTTTGTCTTAAATAATGTCAAATTTGATTAAAAAAATTATAGTAAATGCTCCAACTGAGTTGAGCTGTTAAAAATATATACTCTCCATATTTACAATCTTGTCATGCAAGAGCCAGCTCAAACCATATAAGGAACAACTTACAaaccaattccaaagaaattaaACCAAAACTTCCTCATTGTAAATTTTATCATCATGTCTTCGAAAAGTCATAATTTTGTGATTGGATTTTGCTTTGTGATTTTATTTGGAAATGCTGTTTCAGTTGATTATGGAACAGCACTTACAAAATCTTTACTGTATTTTGAAGCTCAAAGATCAGGAAAATTGCCTCCTAACCAGCGTGTTCAATGGCGTGGAGATTCAGCACTAAACGATGGTAAAGACGCAGGGGTATATATCAAGCTCTCTAAAACTTTTCTCATTTTATATAAGGATATATAAAGATAGGGTAGGGAAGGGGAGGCTTGAAACAACGGTAAAATTGTCTTCGTGTGATCTATATGTCCCGGATTCGAGCCGCGGAAGCAGCCATTAATGATTGCATTAGGAGTAGACTGTCTATATCACACCCTTAGACATGTGGTCCTTCTTCGGATCCTGCGAGAATGCAGGATGCTTTGTGCACCGCACGACTTGCGCTTTTAACGATAGGGTATGCTATTCACCTTGCACAAACTGAGGCGATTCAAGAATTTAGATTCAGTGAGTTCAGAATATGTGTGTATTACATTTCTATAAAGCAATAATTCAATTGAAACTGTTCAATCATTTCTAGCTAGATAATCTTCTGCATACAAAGTAAGAGGTTAGGCAACATATATATCTCCtcctatatgttttttttttccttcttttgatCTTAATATCGAAATCAATCTAATCCCATAAATGATTTTTAGttttaaaaagttttttttatcattatttttttaatcCGTTAAAAGAAATGAGGTTTTAATTATGACGAGTTAATGTGATTTTATTAGTCTCCATAaaaaaataaaggtttttgtGACAACTCAAAAAGGCCGCCAAAAAGTATTAGTGTATTGGCAACTGGCAACCCTTATAGTCGAAATCTATGCCTATATGGTTTTTTTGCCCTTTTGATCCTAGTATCGAGATATATTTAATCTCCTACCAGTATAAATGActtttaattagttttaaaaagtttttctatcattatttttttataaagttaaaaaaataAGGTTTTTTTTTTTACGGTTTAATTAACGTGAAGGGAATCTTGGAACAACGATAAAGTTGTTTTCATATGACGTATAAGCCATGAGTTCGAGCTGTGGAAATAACCACTATTTCTTGGTAGGCTATCTACATCACACCACTAGGAGTGCGCCCCTCTATAAACCCTATGTGAAAGCAGAATATTTTGTGCACCGAGTTGTTTAGTTTTCACATATAGCAAAGGTTTTTGTGACAACTCCAAAAGGTCGCTCAAAAAGTAATAGTATAGTGGCAACCCTTGTAGTCGTCACAAAAGGCAAGTATGTACTAAATTTTAGTGGCGACTATACCTATCAACGAGGGCAGAGCTAGGTGGCTAAAAGACTGAACCCCTTCGTCGAAAATTATACTTTGTATTTAAGGTCTAACTTTTTTTTTCATGTATGTATATTAGATATTATATCCACTCAACTTCTTCGTAGGTTTACCCTTTTTATTTTGTGAATCCCCTTATCAATGGTTGCcactaaagttttttttttttttgggccaTTAGATTGACTTAACAGGAGGATATTATGATGCTggagacaatgtcaaatttggaTTTCCAATGGCATTTACAGTAACAATGCTAGCATGGAGCGTAGTCGAATTCGGAGAAAAATTAGAAGCCAAGAAAGAACTAACAAATGCTCTGAATGCAATCAAATGGGGAACTGAGTATTTCATTAAAGCACATACACAACCTCATATATTTTATGGTGAAGTTGGAGATGGTAATTCTGATCATGAATGTTGGGAAAGACCAGAAGATATGACAACGCCGAGGAATTCGTACAAAGTTGATGAACAACATCCTGGTTCTGATCTTGTTGGTGAAACTGCTGCTGCTTTTGCTGCTGCTGCCATTGCTTTTAACAAGTCTGATTCGAGTTATTCTTCTCAACTTCTCATCCATGCAAAAGAGGTGAAAACTAAGCTCTTAATTAATTATCTATGTTGTGCGGACCCTCCAAAATTATGTTGCATCCTCCAAGAATACTTTACTTTTGGCAGGGGCGGATCCAACCCTTTGGTatcgggttcaactgaacccagtACTTTCAGTGCGGAATATAAATTTTTCTGTAAAAATTTACTAAAATTATAACAtatatatgaacccataactttaaaaatataattggtATGAAAACATAGAATTTAAATTCTGTATCCGTCTCTGATTTTTAGCGGATCCGATATGTACCCGACGATATTTTTGGAGAGGCCTAAAACATAGTTAATTATTACTCTCTTCTTTTTAATTTATGTTAATCTATTTGAATGAATATGGAATTTAATAAAGAAATGAATACTTTTAGAATTTGTGATTTAAAATATATCatacatttgtgtggctataagaTTTTGAAAATTAGTATTTTTTCTAGCATGCCATAGCATTTGTATGGCTATAAAGTTTTTCATCTAAGGATATATGTtacattattttcaaatttacAAAAGGATCGTTCTTTTTAAATGGACTAAAAACGAAATAAATGAATAGTTAAAATGGAGGAAGTAATTGATATTTAATCTAAGTGCAGTTATAAGAATTCTTATAAGAATACTTACCACACTCGGTATTTACATTAAACTAATAATTAGTTGATCCGTGCCCTCTACATCCAATAAAAAGAGAGAtctttttttcgattttgttTCTTATAGGACGATACTTCAGATCTAAATTCTTGTAATTATAATTCAATTGAAAAAGAATGATTGGCAAAAGATATTGACTAGTTCTAATTATTTAATTAAGAAATTCAATTGTTGGTCATTAAAGAATTGACTTaactaaaataaattaatatgcATTTTCATGTCAATTTGCACTAAATCGCAGTAAATTTCATTGGTCTGTTATAAATATTGGAGGTGTAGATTTACAtaaatttatattatattttaatttgttaTAGCATATTAGTTATCATTTAGCCTAAGTAATCTGAATAAAGGGAGTTATATCTTCAGATTTTGGCCCAAAAATGAGGATTGCGTTTTGGTAGTTTGTTTATGTCTGTGGATTTGATTAGGCAACAAATAATAACAAAACAACTGTTTTAGTTAAAAACAGCTCAggaaatttttgaattttctcgctgttttattttattttttttgttgttgaaaaaaacaaaaaaaccaaaagcctattttcaaattttttttgctCCGAGACacatatttttccaaaataataaaaaaacgtaGAAATTGTTTTTAAGAAACCGGACGGGATTAGTTATCTCGggtttgaaaattatttttctggGAACTTAATATGATAGATAAATACTATAACTCCAACCATATTAATTAGAACTGAGTTTATTGTGTGAATGTACTAATGTGATCTTAGTATGAGTCAAATAATATTGATCCATTATATGCATTGTTTTGCAGTTATTTGATCTTGCTATAAAGTTCCAAGGCCAGTACCAAACTAGCATTTCAGTGGCAGGTCAATTCTACAGTAGTACCGGCTATGAGGTAAAACAAACGGAAAAGGGCCAAAACTGTCATAAACTATTCGATTTGGTACAAAAATATCCTCCGTCCACCTATTAAGCAAAAAATACATCTACCGTTATATAAATGAAAGTTATTTTTGTACCAAATCGAATAGTTTAGGGACAGTTTTGACCATTTTCTGTAAAACAAATGCTTATTATACCTTTTCCCCTCTTCACAATCTTTTCTTCTAGGGGTCGTTTGATTGGGAAAAAAATTATCCCGGGATTAGTTATCCCGAGATTAGTTATCCCGGAATTAGTTATTCCATCCTTCCATGAGGATAAAAAATACTATAATCCCCGGAGGGATTAGTTATACCACGAGTTTATCCCAACCAAACGTGAGATAaaatcatctcaaatttaatctcGGGATTAATTATCCTTTATCTCTTGTACCAAACGAGCCCTTAGATATTTAGCTATATTATACTCAACACTCACCCGCGTCTTTACTAACCGTCTGTCTCAATATATGTGATGCACGTTCCTTCAGTCTGTCCCAAAGAGAATAATACAtactatatttttatatttacaaataatttaattttaaattttttatcttACTCTACTTCTAATTATCTTAGGATGAACTCTTGTGGGCTGCTACTTGGTTACTAAAAGCTACCCAAGACAAAACATACCTAGATTACATCAATGATCAAGCCACTAGTTCAGGAGGCACTAGATCCATGTTTTCTTGGGATGACAAGTATGTCGGCGCACAAGTCCTGATCGCCCAGGTAATCAACTATAACATATCTTTTACGTTGTCAGTATATAAAAGTTAAATTCTTCTCAAAATGATCGACGTTTGATTTCACTATTCGTGCCACAAACAGAATCTGCTGGAGAAGAAATTTCCAGGGGATGAAAGTTTATTGAATCAATACAAGAAAAATGCTGAGGAATTCATATGCAACTGCATACACAAAGGGAACAATAACATAAAGAAAACTAATGGAGGACTTCTATGGTGGCAACCATGGAATAATCTTCAATATGTTACAGCTGCAACATTTGTCATTACCAGTTATGCAGATACACTATTTGCTACTAAAAATTCTCTTCAATGTGCTACTGGAACAGTGGAATCTTCGAACCTAATCATGTTCGTCAAATCTCAGGTACGCATTTACATAAATCTATTACCCCAAGGTACAAGTATTAAAACACATGGTACGTACAATGACTTTACAGTATGTGTTTGGCACGACGGAATTCATTTctcatggaaaatatttttcgggaAATAGTTTGAAAGTATCCTTAGGAAATATTTTTTAGTGTTTGATTAATAAGCAAAAAAGTAAtttctaaaagaaaatatattactaataattaataataacatAGCAAATGGAATAATATATTTTTGATAATTTCTTTTGAGTATTAAATTAGTGATAATATCTAAGTATTAGTTAGAGTAAATAATCTTAAGGTCAGAGTTAAGATGATGTGAAGAAAATGATTTCCGTCCATGAgtgagaaaaaaatatttttcctttttaatagAAATTGTTCTTTTTGGATACGTTTTCTAGTAACCAAATAACTTTCTCTTGAccactaatgcttgtattaggTAGGTTGTCTACATTACATCCCTTGAGGTACGGTCCTTCCCTGGATCCTGCGTAAATGCAGGATATTTTGTGCACCGAACTACCCTTTAAATAACTTTCTTACGAGAACTATcttcttgaaaaataattttcgtCCTATTATCGTATCGGATACATCCCAGGTAATATATTTCTATAACCTTATTAATGATAGccaaaagataaaaaggaaccaACATAAGTACATAACATACTCTTTATTAAGAATTTTCTAACTTTTATCATATGATCAGGTGGATTATATACTTGGCGAAAACCCGAAAAAAATGAGTTATATGGTAGGGTTTGGGACAAATTACCCACAAAAGATTCATCACAGAGGAGCATCAATTGTGTCAATCAAGAAAGACAGGGCTACAGTGAGTTGCAATGAAGGTTTCATTTTATGGTTTTATAAAAATGCAGCAAATCCAAATATTTTAGATGGGGCAATAGTTGGAGGACCTGATATTAGTGATAACTATAATGATTCCAGAAGTAATTTTCAGCAAGCTGAAGCAGCTACAGCTAACACAGCACCATTAGTTGGAGTTTTAGCTCGATTAACtgaataaatatttttatattgaTTAATTATATTGTTTTATTTTAATGGCATGTCCTATACCTAGAATAAGATATATGGAAGACTCTTTAGtcttttttagttttgttttatatatttataAATGATTAGTCCAAATCTGTCCATTCATATCACAAGATGATGATAGTAAGTTTCAAAACAAAGATGTGGAGTAATATACACTCCTAACAAATcgtgaaaaaggaaaaaaaatatatttatcagTTGATTTTCACTAACTGCCAATTTTGCTTTTGTATATAAAAGTTGACCACTTGTTTAAAAAATTTAACAGGGAACGCCTGAAATTCAAAAgtcaaaattaaaacaaaaaaaaggggTTAAAATTAATATTCAGACCATGAGCCTAATTTGGAAAAAGTAACCAAATATTATCAGTTATACACACCAcctatcaaaagtaaaattcatTTCCAGTATTATTAGTCCTATACTcctctttattttaaatttcaaatGGCAAAATATCAAAGT
Proteins encoded:
- the LOC104222070 gene encoding endoglucanase 13-like, which gives rise to MSSKSHNFVIGFCFVILFGNAVSVDYGTALTKSLLYFEAQRSGKLPPNQRVQWRGDSALNDGKDAGIDLTGGYYDAGDNVKFGFPMAFTVTMLAWSVVEFGEKLEAKKELTNALNAIKWGTEYFIKAHTQPHIFYGEVGDGNSDHECWERPEDMTTPRNSYKVDEQHPGSDLVGETAAAFAAAAIAFNKSDSSYSSQLLIHAKELFDLAIKFQGQYQTSISVAGQFYSSTGYEDELLWAATWLLKATQDKTYLDYINDQATSSGGTRSMFSWDDKYVGAQVLIAQNLLEKKFPGDESLLNQYKKNAEEFICNCIHKGNNNIKKTNGGLLWWQPWNNLQYVTAATFVITSYADTLFATKNSLQCATGTVESSNLIMFVKSQVDYILGENPKKMSYMVGFGTNYPQKIHHRGASIVSIKKDRATVSCNEGFILWFYKNAANPNILDGAIVGGPDISDNYNDSRSNFQQAEAATANTAPLVGVLARLTE